AAGGAAAACAGAGACACGCAAAAAGACTTGGCATATGGGTGGTATACAGGCAAAGAAACAGATACAATTTATGCAAGTACCTATGTGCTTAGAAAAGCAAGGTTGGCAGGTGAGCAACTCAAATAGGTACTGGATGCTTCAGTCCAGAAAGCCAGGAGCTTGACTCAGGAGTTTTGAATGAGGAAGGATAATCAGGGAACCACTACAGTGAGGCAAGCCCCACAAAGACACAAGGGTGAGAGTTGCGGTTCCAGTTCTGCAACTGTGTGATGGGTCAGtgagtcttttcatttttcttgaatgtTCTCTATTATGCATAATCAAGGCCAATCTCTATTATGTGTTCCTTTGTTCCTTATGCTCCCACCTCATTCTAGAAACGACCAAAGGCAGGGAACATACACAAATTTCCTCTGGAGCCAACATTCACTGACTAAATTCATCCAAGTTTCCTTCAGGGCCAAGTGGGTGAGGATGCTACAGCCCAAAACTTCTCCAACCATGGAACACAAAAGACAGGAAATATCACCAAATGCAAACTGGAACCCACTATTGTCCATGGGCAATCACTTCGGTGTTCACATATCTCACAACTGTAAAATTACACGGCTAAGGGTGAAACCAGTGTGCGAAGGGTGGGGACACTGTGTAGACTTTGCGTGGTGAATTGGGTCAGGAGCACACCTCTGACAAAACTGCTGGCATCTGGTCAGAGATTTTCATGTGTTTGATACAATGGTGTCTGGCCCAGTACTTTTCTCACGGCACCTTTGACTTCTTTGTTCCTTAAGCTGTAAATTATGGGGTTCAACATTGGGGTCAGCACTCCATAAAGCAGCGAGATGATCTTATCTACTTCTTGTGAACTTGATGAAGAAGGCTTTAGGTACATAGACAGGGCGGCCCCAAAATACAAGATCACCACAGTCAGGTGGGCACCACAGGTGGAAAAAGCTTTGTTTCTTCCCTCCGCTGAGCTGATTCTCAGAATAGTGGAAAGGATGAAGACATAAGAGATGCAAATCAAGAGCATCGGAATAGGCAGGAGGAGCACGCTGACCACCAGCATGATCATGTCCATGAGCAGTGAACTCGTGCAAGCTAACTTCAGCACGGCCAGAATTTCACACGTGAAGTGATCGATGAGATTCCTACAGAGGGGCACCCGCAGGGCGAAACTGGTTTCCAGCAGGGCGGTCACACACCCCGTCACCCAGGAGACAGTGGCCATCTGCACACAGACCTGCCTGTTCATGATGATGGGGTATCTCAGTGGGTGGCAAATGGCCACATAACGGTCATATGCCATCACAGCCAGGAGCACGCACTCTGTGGAGCCCATGGCGAGGGACAAATACATCTGTACCATGCACCCAGAAAAGACAATGGTTTTCTGGGATGAGAGCAAGTTCACCAGCAAAGTGGGAATCGATGCAGATGTGTAACAGATATCCATGAAAGACAGATTTCCAAGGAAAAAGTACATGGGGGTTTGGAGGTGTGAATCTAGGACAGTGATCAAGATCAGAGTGCTGTTGCCCAAGAGAGTTATCAGATACATCACAAGGCTGAAGACGAAGAGAACAATCTCTAACTTCGGGTATCTAGAAAAACcctccaggaaaaaaaagctCCAAACGGTGAGGTttcctcctttcatttcctttttttttttttttttttttttgcacctgtAGTTATTCTAATATTATTATTGTGTTCAATTCATCTgaggacataaagaaatggatCGAGCATCGTGTTCAGTTAGGAAAAGACTTTCAAACttattttcactattataaacacAATTTTGCTACAAGTGATCACAAGCCTTATCTATGGTTCTAAAGGGAGGGAGAACAGGTTTGATCTACATAAAAAGGTGATTATTCCAcaatgaaatttagaaaagagtgaaattgaaaacaagaataataaacatatttcatACCTGAATTTCAGTTCGTTCTCCTATGCTTGGCATAGAAGTTTTTCAGTACAGATTTGAAAGTACTGTGCAACAAAAAATATGAGTGAACACTGACTAAATGGGGCATAGATTAACAAGTAAACCAGATAAGTGAAGCAAAGAAAGCatgtctggggcagccccggtggctcagcggtttagtgtcgccttcagcccatggcctgatcccagggtcccgggatcgaatcccacatcaggctccctgcatggagcctgcttctctctctgcctgtgtctctgcctctctctctctttctctctctctccctccctctctctccctctctctctctttctctctctctctcatgaataaataaataatctttaaaaaaaaaaaagacagaaaacatgcTTGTACAATAAAAACCAGTAATGATCTTCAGTGTAAGAAGAGGAGGGATAttgaaagaagcaaataaatgaatttgttcTGGGTCTAAATAAACTCCTTCCTTTCCAGCGAATAGCATGGAGGTCCATACACTTGTCTCAAAAAAATGATGACA
This portion of the Canis lupus dingo isolate Sandy chromosome 11, ASM325472v2, whole genome shotgun sequence genome encodes:
- the LOC112650421 gene encoding olfactory receptor 2K2, with the protein product MKGGNLTVWSFFFLEGFSRYPKLEIVLFVFSLVMYLITLLGNSTLILITVLDSHLQTPMYFFLGNLSFMDICYTSASIPTLLVNLLSSQKTIVFSGCMVQMYLSLAMGSTECVLLAVMAYDRYVAICHPLRYPIIMNRQVCVQMATVSWVTGCVTALLETSFALRVPLCRNLIDHFTCEILAVLKLACTSSLLMDMIMLVVSVLLLPIPMLLICISYVFILSTILRISSAEGRNKAFSTCGAHLTVVILYFGAALSMYLKPSSSSSQEVDKIISLLYGVLTPMLNPIIYSLRNKEVKGAVRKVLGQTPLYQTHENL